Proteins encoded within one genomic window of Manis pentadactyla isolate mManPen7 chromosome 4, mManPen7.hap1, whole genome shotgun sequence:
- the MINDY1 gene encoding ubiquitin carboxyl-terminal hydrolase MINDY-1 isoform X2: MEHQQPEHPASGKARIAEAVSSENHKVLSQPDEHPQDIDGGDADGAIREQEPGDQVSLPAQGQDNLQFPPPHASSSQLGPAHGMLPEVETMGACSRPQELPQSPRVQQSELDFYCVKWIPWKGERTPIITQSTNGPCPLLAIMNILFLQWKVTLPPQKEVITSDELMAHLGDCLLSIKPEEKSEGLQLNFQQNVDDAMTVLPKLATGLDVNVRFTGVSDFEYTPECSIFDLLGIPLYHGWLVDPQNPEAVSAVGKLSYNQLAEKIITCKHSSDTNLVTEGLIAEQFLETAAAQLTYHGLCELTAAAKEGELSVFFRNNHFSTMTKHKSHLYLLVTDQGFLQEEQVVWESLHNVDGDSCFCDSDFHLSHYLGRGPEAGCGNGSSEKQRQLDQQQPQGALGLSDLELAQQLQQEEYQQQQAVVPAPVRVLPPPGRGATSGRPAGDRRQRLKQESDCVLL, from the exons ATGGAACACCAGCAGCCTGAGCATCCTGCCTCTGGTAAGGCCAGGATTGCAGAAGCAGTCAGCTCTGAAAATCACAAGGTCCTGTCACAACCAGATGAGCATCCTCAGGATATAGATGGTGGAGATGCTGATGGGGCAATCAGAGAACAGGAGCCAGGAGACCAAGTTTCCCTGCCTGCCCAGGGTCAGGATAACCTCCAGTTCCCTCCACCTCATGCCAGCTCAAGCCAACTGGGGCCAGCCCATGGGATGTTACCTGAGGTAGAGACCATGGGGGCGTGCTCCAGACCCCAGGAGCTTCCCCAGTCCCCCAGGGTCCAACAGTCTGAGCTAGATTTCTACTGTGTAAAGTGGATACCCTGGAAGGGAGAACGGACCCCCATCATTACCCAGAGCACAAATGGCCCTTGTCCTCTCCTTGCCATCATGAACATCCTCTTTCTTCAGTGGAAG GTGACGCTGCCTCCTCAGAAGGAAGTGATCACATCAGATGAGCTCATGGCCCATCTTG GGGACTGCCTCCTCTCCATCAAGCCCGAGGAGAAATCAGAGGGACTTCAGCTTAATTTTCAGCAG AATGTGGACGATGCAATGACAGTGCTGCCTAAACTGGCCACAGGTCTGGATGTCAATGTGCGATTCACAGGTGTCTCTGATTTCGAGTACACACCTGAGTGCAGTATCTTTGACCTACTAGGCATACCTCTGTACCATGGCTGGCTTGTTGATCCGCAG AATCCTGAGGCTGTGAGTGCAGTTGGGAAACTGAGTTACAACCAGCTGGCAGAGAAGATCATTACCTGCAAGCACTCCAGTGACACAAACCTTGTGACAGAAG GCCTGATTGCAGAGCAGTTCCTGGAGACCGCGGCGGCACAGCTGACCTACCATGGACTGTGTGAGCTAACAGCAGCTGCCAAGGAGGGCGAACTTAGCGTTTTTTTCCGAAACAACCACTTTAGCACTATGACTAAGCACAAG AGTCACTTGTACTTACTGGTCACTGACCAGGGCTTTCTACAGGAGGAGCAAGTGGTGTGGGAGAGCCTGCACAATGTGGATGGGGACAGCTGCTTTTGTGACTCTGACTTTCACCTAAGTCATTATCTGGGCAGGGGACCTGAAGCAGGATGTGGGAATGGCTCATCAGAAAAGCAGCGGCAGTTAGACCAG CAGCAGCCACAAGGTGCACTGGGGCTCAGTGACTTGGAGCTGGCCCAGCAGCTTCAGCAAGAGGAGTACCAACAGCAGCAAGCAGTCGTGCCTGCCCCTGTGCGGGTCCTGCCACCGCCC GGGAGAGGAGCCACATCTGGACGTCCAGCTGGGGACCGTCGGCAGAGGCTGAAGCAGGAGTCTGACTGTGTCCTCCTGTAG
- the MINDY1 gene encoding ubiquitin carboxyl-terminal hydrolase MINDY-1 isoform X1: MEHQQPEHPASGKARIAEAVSSENHKVLSQPDEHPQDIDGGDADGAIREQEPGDQVSLPAQGQDNLQFPPPHASSSQLGPAHGMLPEVETMGACSRPQELPQSPRVQQSELDFYCVKWIPWKGERTPIITQSTNGPCPLLAIMNILFLQWKVTLPPQKEVITSDELMAHLGDCLLSIKPEEKSEGLQLNFQQNVDDAMTVLPKLATGLDVNVRFTGVSDFEYTPECSIFDLLGIPLYHGWLVDPQNPEAVSAVGKLSYNQLAEKIITCKHSSDTNLVTEGLIAEQFLETAAAQLTYHGLCELTAAAKEGELSVFFRNNHFSTMTKHKSHLYLLVTDQGFLQEEQVVWESLHNVDGDSCFCDSDFHLSHYLGRGPEAGCGNGSSEKQRQLDQDYLIALSLQQQPQGALGLSDLELAQQLQQEEYQQQQAVVPAPVRVLPPPGRGATSGRPAGDRRQRLKQESDCVLL; encoded by the exons ATGGAACACCAGCAGCCTGAGCATCCTGCCTCTGGTAAGGCCAGGATTGCAGAAGCAGTCAGCTCTGAAAATCACAAGGTCCTGTCACAACCAGATGAGCATCCTCAGGATATAGATGGTGGAGATGCTGATGGGGCAATCAGAGAACAGGAGCCAGGAGACCAAGTTTCCCTGCCTGCCCAGGGTCAGGATAACCTCCAGTTCCCTCCACCTCATGCCAGCTCAAGCCAACTGGGGCCAGCCCATGGGATGTTACCTGAGGTAGAGACCATGGGGGCGTGCTCCAGACCCCAGGAGCTTCCCCAGTCCCCCAGGGTCCAACAGTCTGAGCTAGATTTCTACTGTGTAAAGTGGATACCCTGGAAGGGAGAACGGACCCCCATCATTACCCAGAGCACAAATGGCCCTTGTCCTCTCCTTGCCATCATGAACATCCTCTTTCTTCAGTGGAAG GTGACGCTGCCTCCTCAGAAGGAAGTGATCACATCAGATGAGCTCATGGCCCATCTTG GGGACTGCCTCCTCTCCATCAAGCCCGAGGAGAAATCAGAGGGACTTCAGCTTAATTTTCAGCAG AATGTGGACGATGCAATGACAGTGCTGCCTAAACTGGCCACAGGTCTGGATGTCAATGTGCGATTCACAGGTGTCTCTGATTTCGAGTACACACCTGAGTGCAGTATCTTTGACCTACTAGGCATACCTCTGTACCATGGCTGGCTTGTTGATCCGCAG AATCCTGAGGCTGTGAGTGCAGTTGGGAAACTGAGTTACAACCAGCTGGCAGAGAAGATCATTACCTGCAAGCACTCCAGTGACACAAACCTTGTGACAGAAG GCCTGATTGCAGAGCAGTTCCTGGAGACCGCGGCGGCACAGCTGACCTACCATGGACTGTGTGAGCTAACAGCAGCTGCCAAGGAGGGCGAACTTAGCGTTTTTTTCCGAAACAACCACTTTAGCACTATGACTAAGCACAAG AGTCACTTGTACTTACTGGTCACTGACCAGGGCTTTCTACAGGAGGAGCAAGTGGTGTGGGAGAGCCTGCACAATGTGGATGGGGACAGCTGCTTTTGTGACTCTGACTTTCACCTAAGTCATTATCTGGGCAGGGGACCTGAAGCAGGATGTGGGAATGGCTCATCAGAAAAGCAGCGGCAGTTAGACCAG GACTACCTGATTGCTCTGTCCCTGCAGCAGCAGCCACAAGGTGCACTGGGGCTCAGTGACTTGGAGCTGGCCCAGCAGCTTCAGCAAGAGGAGTACCAACAGCAGCAAGCAGTCGTGCCTGCCCCTGTGCGGGTCCTGCCACCGCCC GGGAGAGGAGCCACATCTGGACGTCCAGCTGGGGACCGTCGGCAGAGGCTGAAGCAGGAGTCTGACTGTGTCCTCCTGTAG
- the MINDY1 gene encoding ubiquitin carboxyl-terminal hydrolase MINDY-1 isoform X3: MEHQQPEHPASGKARIAEAVSSENHKVLSQPDEHPQDIDGGDADGAIREQEPGDQVSLPAQGQDNLQFPPPHASSSQLGPAHGMLPEVETMGACSRPQELPQSPRVQQSELDFYCVKWIPWKGERTPIITQSTNGPCPLLAIMNILFLQWKVTLPPQKEVITSDELMAHLGDCLLSIKPEEKSEGLQLNFQQNVDDAMTVLPKLATGLDVNVRFTGVSDFEYTPECSIFDLLGIPLYHGWLVDPQNPEAVSAVGKLSYNQLAEKIITCKHSSDTNLVTEGLIAEQFLETAAAQLTYHGLCELTAAAKEGELSVFFRNNHFSTMTKHKEEQVVWESLHNVDGDSCFCDSDFHLSHYLGRGPEAGCGNGSSEKQRQLDQDYLIALSLQQQPQGALGLSDLELAQQLQQEEYQQQQAVVPAPVRVLPPPGRGATSGRPAGDRRQRLKQESDCVLL, from the exons ATGGAACACCAGCAGCCTGAGCATCCTGCCTCTGGTAAGGCCAGGATTGCAGAAGCAGTCAGCTCTGAAAATCACAAGGTCCTGTCACAACCAGATGAGCATCCTCAGGATATAGATGGTGGAGATGCTGATGGGGCAATCAGAGAACAGGAGCCAGGAGACCAAGTTTCCCTGCCTGCCCAGGGTCAGGATAACCTCCAGTTCCCTCCACCTCATGCCAGCTCAAGCCAACTGGGGCCAGCCCATGGGATGTTACCTGAGGTAGAGACCATGGGGGCGTGCTCCAGACCCCAGGAGCTTCCCCAGTCCCCCAGGGTCCAACAGTCTGAGCTAGATTTCTACTGTGTAAAGTGGATACCCTGGAAGGGAGAACGGACCCCCATCATTACCCAGAGCACAAATGGCCCTTGTCCTCTCCTTGCCATCATGAACATCCTCTTTCTTCAGTGGAAG GTGACGCTGCCTCCTCAGAAGGAAGTGATCACATCAGATGAGCTCATGGCCCATCTTG GGGACTGCCTCCTCTCCATCAAGCCCGAGGAGAAATCAGAGGGACTTCAGCTTAATTTTCAGCAG AATGTGGACGATGCAATGACAGTGCTGCCTAAACTGGCCACAGGTCTGGATGTCAATGTGCGATTCACAGGTGTCTCTGATTTCGAGTACACACCTGAGTGCAGTATCTTTGACCTACTAGGCATACCTCTGTACCATGGCTGGCTTGTTGATCCGCAG AATCCTGAGGCTGTGAGTGCAGTTGGGAAACTGAGTTACAACCAGCTGGCAGAGAAGATCATTACCTGCAAGCACTCCAGTGACACAAACCTTGTGACAGAAG GCCTGATTGCAGAGCAGTTCCTGGAGACCGCGGCGGCACAGCTGACCTACCATGGACTGTGTGAGCTAACAGCAGCTGCCAAGGAGGGCGAACTTAGCGTTTTTTTCCGAAACAACCACTTTAGCACTATGACTAAGCACAAG GAGGAGCAAGTGGTGTGGGAGAGCCTGCACAATGTGGATGGGGACAGCTGCTTTTGTGACTCTGACTTTCACCTAAGTCATTATCTGGGCAGGGGACCTGAAGCAGGATGTGGGAATGGCTCATCAGAAAAGCAGCGGCAGTTAGACCAG GACTACCTGATTGCTCTGTCCCTGCAGCAGCAGCCACAAGGTGCACTGGGGCTCAGTGACTTGGAGCTGGCCCAGCAGCTTCAGCAAGAGGAGTACCAACAGCAGCAAGCAGTCGTGCCTGCCCCTGTGCGGGTCCTGCCACCGCCC GGGAGAGGAGCCACATCTGGACGTCCAGCTGGGGACCGTCGGCAGAGGCTGAAGCAGGAGTCTGACTGTGTCCTCCTGTAG
- the MINDY1 gene encoding ubiquitin carboxyl-terminal hydrolase MINDY-1 isoform X6, translating into MAHLGDCLLSIKPEEKSEGLQLNFQQNVDDAMTVLPKLATGLDVNVRFTGVSDFEYTPECSIFDLLGIPLYHGWLVDPQNPEAVSAVGKLSYNQLAEKIITCKHSSDTNLVTEGLIAEQFLETAAAQLTYHGLCELTAAAKEGELSVFFRNNHFSTMTKHKSHLYLLVTDQGFLQEEQVVWESLHNVDGDSCFCDSDFHLSHYLGRGPEAGCGNGSSEKQRQLDQDYLIALSLQQQPQGALGLSDLELAQQLQQEEYQQQQAVVPAPVRVLPPPGRGATSGRPAGDRRQRLKQESDCVLL; encoded by the exons ATGGCCCATCTTG GGGACTGCCTCCTCTCCATCAAGCCCGAGGAGAAATCAGAGGGACTTCAGCTTAATTTTCAGCAG AATGTGGACGATGCAATGACAGTGCTGCCTAAACTGGCCACAGGTCTGGATGTCAATGTGCGATTCACAGGTGTCTCTGATTTCGAGTACACACCTGAGTGCAGTATCTTTGACCTACTAGGCATACCTCTGTACCATGGCTGGCTTGTTGATCCGCAG AATCCTGAGGCTGTGAGTGCAGTTGGGAAACTGAGTTACAACCAGCTGGCAGAGAAGATCATTACCTGCAAGCACTCCAGTGACACAAACCTTGTGACAGAAG GCCTGATTGCAGAGCAGTTCCTGGAGACCGCGGCGGCACAGCTGACCTACCATGGACTGTGTGAGCTAACAGCAGCTGCCAAGGAGGGCGAACTTAGCGTTTTTTTCCGAAACAACCACTTTAGCACTATGACTAAGCACAAG AGTCACTTGTACTTACTGGTCACTGACCAGGGCTTTCTACAGGAGGAGCAAGTGGTGTGGGAGAGCCTGCACAATGTGGATGGGGACAGCTGCTTTTGTGACTCTGACTTTCACCTAAGTCATTATCTGGGCAGGGGACCTGAAGCAGGATGTGGGAATGGCTCATCAGAAAAGCAGCGGCAGTTAGACCAG GACTACCTGATTGCTCTGTCCCTGCAGCAGCAGCCACAAGGTGCACTGGGGCTCAGTGACTTGGAGCTGGCCCAGCAGCTTCAGCAAGAGGAGTACCAACAGCAGCAAGCAGTCGTGCCTGCCCCTGTGCGGGTCCTGCCACCGCCC GGGAGAGGAGCCACATCTGGACGTCCAGCTGGGGACCGTCGGCAGAGGCTGAAGCAGGAGTCTGACTGTGTCCTCCTGTAG
- the MINDY1 gene encoding ubiquitin carboxyl-terminal hydrolase MINDY-1 isoform X5, with the protein MEHQQPEHPASGKARIAEAVSSENHKVLSQPDEHPQDIDGGDADGAIREQEPGDQVSLPAQGQDNLQFPPPHASSSQLGPAHGMLPEVETMGACSRPQELPQSPRVQQSELDFYCVKWIPWKGERTPIITQSTNGPCPLLAIMNILFLQWKVTLPPQKEVITSDELMAHLGDCLLSIKPEEKSEGLQLNFQQNVDDAMTVLPKLATGLDVNVRFTGVSDFEYTPECSIFDLLGIPLYHGWLVDPQNPEAVSAVGKLSYNQLAEKIITCKHSSDTNLVTEGLIAEQFLETAAAQLTYHGLCELTAAAKEGELSVFFRNNHFSTMTKHKDYLIALSLQQQPQGALGLSDLELAQQLQQEEYQQQQAVVPAPVRVLPPPGRGATSGRPAGDRRQRLKQESDCVLL; encoded by the exons ATGGAACACCAGCAGCCTGAGCATCCTGCCTCTGGTAAGGCCAGGATTGCAGAAGCAGTCAGCTCTGAAAATCACAAGGTCCTGTCACAACCAGATGAGCATCCTCAGGATATAGATGGTGGAGATGCTGATGGGGCAATCAGAGAACAGGAGCCAGGAGACCAAGTTTCCCTGCCTGCCCAGGGTCAGGATAACCTCCAGTTCCCTCCACCTCATGCCAGCTCAAGCCAACTGGGGCCAGCCCATGGGATGTTACCTGAGGTAGAGACCATGGGGGCGTGCTCCAGACCCCAGGAGCTTCCCCAGTCCCCCAGGGTCCAACAGTCTGAGCTAGATTTCTACTGTGTAAAGTGGATACCCTGGAAGGGAGAACGGACCCCCATCATTACCCAGAGCACAAATGGCCCTTGTCCTCTCCTTGCCATCATGAACATCCTCTTTCTTCAGTGGAAG GTGACGCTGCCTCCTCAGAAGGAAGTGATCACATCAGATGAGCTCATGGCCCATCTTG GGGACTGCCTCCTCTCCATCAAGCCCGAGGAGAAATCAGAGGGACTTCAGCTTAATTTTCAGCAG AATGTGGACGATGCAATGACAGTGCTGCCTAAACTGGCCACAGGTCTGGATGTCAATGTGCGATTCACAGGTGTCTCTGATTTCGAGTACACACCTGAGTGCAGTATCTTTGACCTACTAGGCATACCTCTGTACCATGGCTGGCTTGTTGATCCGCAG AATCCTGAGGCTGTGAGTGCAGTTGGGAAACTGAGTTACAACCAGCTGGCAGAGAAGATCATTACCTGCAAGCACTCCAGTGACACAAACCTTGTGACAGAAG GCCTGATTGCAGAGCAGTTCCTGGAGACCGCGGCGGCACAGCTGACCTACCATGGACTGTGTGAGCTAACAGCAGCTGCCAAGGAGGGCGAACTTAGCGTTTTTTTCCGAAACAACCACTTTAGCACTATGACTAAGCACAAG GACTACCTGATTGCTCTGTCCCTGCAGCAGCAGCCACAAGGTGCACTGGGGCTCAGTGACTTGGAGCTGGCCCAGCAGCTTCAGCAAGAGGAGTACCAACAGCAGCAAGCAGTCGTGCCTGCCCCTGTGCGGGTCCTGCCACCGCCC GGGAGAGGAGCCACATCTGGACGTCCAGCTGGGGACCGTCGGCAGAGGCTGAAGCAGGAGTCTGACTGTGTCCTCCTGTAG
- the MINDY1 gene encoding ubiquitin carboxyl-terminal hydrolase MINDY-1 isoform X4, giving the protein MEHQQPEHPASGKARIAEAVSSENHKVLSQPDEHPQDIDGGDADGAIREQEPGDQVSLPAQGQDNLQFPPPHASSSQLGPAHGMLPEVETMGACSRPQELPQSPRVQQSELDFYCVKWIPWKGERTPIITQSTNGPCPLLAIMNILFLQWKVTLPPQKEVITSDELMAHLGDCLLSIKPEEKSEGLQLNFQQNVDDAMTVLPKLATGLDVNVRFTGVSDFEYTPECSIFDLLGIPLYHGWLVDPQNPEAVSAVGKLSYNQLAEKIITCKHSSDTNLVTEGLIAEQFLETAAAQLTYHGLCELTAAAKEGELSVFFRNNHFSTMTKHKSHLYLLVTDQGFLQEEQVVWESLHNVDGDSCFCDSDFHLSHYLGRGPEAGCGNGSSEKQRQLDQDYLIALSLQQQPQGALGLSDLELAQQLQQEEYQQQQAVVPAPVRVLPPPADG; this is encoded by the exons ATGGAACACCAGCAGCCTGAGCATCCTGCCTCTGGTAAGGCCAGGATTGCAGAAGCAGTCAGCTCTGAAAATCACAAGGTCCTGTCACAACCAGATGAGCATCCTCAGGATATAGATGGTGGAGATGCTGATGGGGCAATCAGAGAACAGGAGCCAGGAGACCAAGTTTCCCTGCCTGCCCAGGGTCAGGATAACCTCCAGTTCCCTCCACCTCATGCCAGCTCAAGCCAACTGGGGCCAGCCCATGGGATGTTACCTGAGGTAGAGACCATGGGGGCGTGCTCCAGACCCCAGGAGCTTCCCCAGTCCCCCAGGGTCCAACAGTCTGAGCTAGATTTCTACTGTGTAAAGTGGATACCCTGGAAGGGAGAACGGACCCCCATCATTACCCAGAGCACAAATGGCCCTTGTCCTCTCCTTGCCATCATGAACATCCTCTTTCTTCAGTGGAAG GTGACGCTGCCTCCTCAGAAGGAAGTGATCACATCAGATGAGCTCATGGCCCATCTTG GGGACTGCCTCCTCTCCATCAAGCCCGAGGAGAAATCAGAGGGACTTCAGCTTAATTTTCAGCAG AATGTGGACGATGCAATGACAGTGCTGCCTAAACTGGCCACAGGTCTGGATGTCAATGTGCGATTCACAGGTGTCTCTGATTTCGAGTACACACCTGAGTGCAGTATCTTTGACCTACTAGGCATACCTCTGTACCATGGCTGGCTTGTTGATCCGCAG AATCCTGAGGCTGTGAGTGCAGTTGGGAAACTGAGTTACAACCAGCTGGCAGAGAAGATCATTACCTGCAAGCACTCCAGTGACACAAACCTTGTGACAGAAG GCCTGATTGCAGAGCAGTTCCTGGAGACCGCGGCGGCACAGCTGACCTACCATGGACTGTGTGAGCTAACAGCAGCTGCCAAGGAGGGCGAACTTAGCGTTTTTTTCCGAAACAACCACTTTAGCACTATGACTAAGCACAAG AGTCACTTGTACTTACTGGTCACTGACCAGGGCTTTCTACAGGAGGAGCAAGTGGTGTGGGAGAGCCTGCACAATGTGGATGGGGACAGCTGCTTTTGTGACTCTGACTTTCACCTAAGTCATTATCTGGGCAGGGGACCTGAAGCAGGATGTGGGAATGGCTCATCAGAAAAGCAGCGGCAGTTAGACCAG GACTACCTGATTGCTCTGTCCCTGCAGCAGCAGCCACAAGGTGCACTGGGGCTCAGTGACTTGGAGCTGGCCCAGCAGCTTCAGCAAGAGGAGTACCAACAGCAGCAAGCAGTCGTGCCTGCCCCTGTGCGGGTCCTGCCACCGCCC GCTGATGGATGA
- the PRUNE1 gene encoding exopolyphosphatase PRUNE1 isoform X1 gives MDDYLQGCRAALQESQPLHVVLGNEACDLDSMVSALTLAFYLAKTTEVGEVFVPVLNIMRSELPLRGDNVFFLQKIGIPESLLIFRDEIDLHALHQAGQLTLTLVDHHVLPKSDAALEEAVAEVLDHRPVEQTHCPTCHVSVELVGSCATLVTERILQGAPEILDRQTAALLHGTIILDCVNMDLKIEKATAKDNKYVEKLEALFPDLPKRNDIFDSLQKAKFDISELTTEQMLRKDLKTISRQGAKVAISAIYMDLQAFLQRSGLITDLHVFCQAHNFDVLVAMTMFFNTHNEPMRQLAVFCPHAALRMMICGVLEHSHSPPLNLTPAPSTHPNLQAYLQGNTQVSRKKLLPLLQEALSAYFDSMKIPSGQPETEDMSREQEDKELDRAGNSLISELSQDEEEPPLPPTPMNSLVDECPLDQGLPKLSAEVVFEKCSQISLSQSTTAPLSKK, from the exons ATGGACGACTACCTGCAGGGTTGTCGAGCTGCTCTGCAG GAATCTCAACCACTACATGTTGTGCTGGGAAATGAAGCCTGTGACTTGGACTCCATGGTGTCAGCTCTCACCCTGGCTTTTTACCTGGCAAAG ACAACAGAGGTTGGGGAAGTCTTTGTGCCAGTTTTAAATATAATGCGTTCTGAACTACCTCTACGAGGTGACAACGTCTTCTTCCTACAAAAGATTGGCATTCCAGAGTCCCTCTTGATTTTCCGGGATGAGATTGACCTCCATGCATTGCACCAAGCTGGCCAACTCACCCTCACCCTTGTTGACCATCATGTCTTACCCAA AAGTGATGCAGCCCTAGAGGAGGCAGTTGCAGAGGTGCTAGACCATCGGCCCGTTGAGCAAACCCACTGCCCTACCTGCCATGTTTCAGTTGAGCTGGTGGGGTCCTGCGCTACCCTTGTGACAGAGAGAATCCTACAGGGGGCACCAGAGATCTTGGACAGGCAGACTGCGGCCCTTCTGCATG GAACAATCATCCTGGACTGTGTCAACATGGACCTTAAAATTGAAAAGGCAACTGCAAAGGACAACAAATATGTGGAGAAGCTGGAGGCCCTCTTTCCAGATCTGCCCAAGAGAAATGACATCTTCGATTCTCTGCAAAAGGCGAAGTTTGATATATCAG AACTGACCACTGAGCAGATGCTGAGAAAGGACCTGAAGACCATCTCCAGACAAGGCGCAAAGGTGGCCATCAGTGCTATATATATGGACTTGCAG gccTTTCTGCAGAGGTCTGGCCTCATTACAGATCTCCATGTTTTCTGCCAGGCTCACAACTTCGATGTCCTGGTCGCCATGACTATGTTTTTCAACACTCACAATGAGCCAATGAGGCAGTTGGCTGTTTTCTGTCCCCATGCAGCACTCCGAATGATG ATTTGTGGAGTTCTGGAAcactcccactccccacccctgaATCTGACCCCTGCCCCAAGCACCCACCCTAACCTCCAAGCCTATCTTCAGGGCAACACCCAGGTCTCTCGAAAGAAACTTCTGCCTCTACTCCAGGAAGCCCTGTCAGCATATTTTGACTCCATGAAGATTCCTTCAGGGCAGCCTGAGACAGAGGATATGTCCAGGGAACAGGAGGACAAGGAATTGGACAGGGCAGGTAACTCCCTGATTTCTGAACTGAGTCAAGATGAGGAGGAGCCTCCACTGCCCCCCACGCCTATGAACAGCTTGGTGGATGAGTGCCCCCTGGATCAGGGGCTGCCTAAACTCTCAGCCGAGGTCGTCTTTGAGAAGTGCAGTCAGATCTCGCTGTCACAGTCTACCACTGCTCCCCTGTCCAAGAAGTGA
- the PRUNE1 gene encoding exopolyphosphatase PRUNE1 isoform X2, which translates to MRLTSMHCTKLANSPSPLLTIMSYPKLTTEQMLRKDLKTISRQGAKVAISAIYMDLQAFLQRSGLITDLHVFCQAHNFDVLVAMTMFFNTHNEPMRQLAVFCPHAALRMMICGVLEHSHSPPLNLTPAPSTHPNLQAYLQGNTQVSRKKLLPLLQEALSAYFDSMKIPSGQPETEDMSREQEDKELDRAGNSLISELSQDEEEPPLPPTPMNSLVDECPLDQGLPKLSAEVVFEKCSQISLSQSTTAPLSKK; encoded by the exons ATGAGATTGACCTCCATGCATTGCACCAAGCTGGCCAACTCACCCTCACCCTTGTTGACCATCATGTCTTACCCAA AACTGACCACTGAGCAGATGCTGAGAAAGGACCTGAAGACCATCTCCAGACAAGGCGCAAAGGTGGCCATCAGTGCTATATATATGGACTTGCAG gccTTTCTGCAGAGGTCTGGCCTCATTACAGATCTCCATGTTTTCTGCCAGGCTCACAACTTCGATGTCCTGGTCGCCATGACTATGTTTTTCAACACTCACAATGAGCCAATGAGGCAGTTGGCTGTTTTCTGTCCCCATGCAGCACTCCGAATGATG ATTTGTGGAGTTCTGGAAcactcccactccccacccctgaATCTGACCCCTGCCCCAAGCACCCACCCTAACCTCCAAGCCTATCTTCAGGGCAACACCCAGGTCTCTCGAAAGAAACTTCTGCCTCTACTCCAGGAAGCCCTGTCAGCATATTTTGACTCCATGAAGATTCCTTCAGGGCAGCCTGAGACAGAGGATATGTCCAGGGAACAGGAGGACAAGGAATTGGACAGGGCAGGTAACTCCCTGATTTCTGAACTGAGTCAAGATGAGGAGGAGCCTCCACTGCCCCCCACGCCTATGAACAGCTTGGTGGATGAGTGCCCCCTGGATCAGGGGCTGCCTAAACTCTCAGCCGAGGTCGTCTTTGAGAAGTGCAGTCAGATCTCGCTGTCACAGTCTACCACTGCTCCCCTGTCCAAGAAGTGA